A window of Eriocheir sinensis breed Jianghai 21 unplaced genomic scaffold, ASM2467909v1 Scaffold1215, whole genome shotgun sequence contains these coding sequences:
- the LOC126989564 gene encoding loricrin-like produces MRPVLCGALFASLLAACWGDFGGGGGHGGGGGGSSYSAPPISSGGGGGGYGGGGVSSSYSAPSGGGGMYGGSSGGGGGGYGGGGGGGGGGGGYGGGGAVSSSYSAPAPSGGGMYGGGGGGGGGGGGYGGGSSGGGGGYGGGGSSGGSGGGYGGGGSSGGGGGYGGGGSSGGGGGGYGGGGSSGGGGGYGGGSSGGGGGGYGGGGSSGGGAGYGGGTSGGGGGGGGGGYGGGSSSGGGGYGGGSSGGGGGGGYGGGSSGGGGGGDGGGGSSGGGGGGYSGGSSGGGGGGYSGGGSSGGGGGYGGGSSGGGGGYGGGSSGGGGGGYGGGGSSGGGGGYGGGSSGGGGGGFGGGSSGGGGGGYGGGSSGGGGGGYGGGSSGGGGGGYGGGSSGGGGGGYGGSSSGGGGGGYGGASSGGGGGGYGGGSSGGGDGGYGGGSSGGGGGGYGGGGSSGGGGMYGK; encoded by the exons ATG AGGCCGGTGCTGTGCGGAGCGCTTTTCGCCTCGCTATTGGCGGCCTGCTGGGGTGACTTCGGCGGCGGTGGAGGACATGGAGGTGGCGGGGGAGGCAGCAGCTACAGCGCCCCGCCTAtcagcagtggtggtggaggcggaggatacggaggaggaggtgtgagcaGCAGCTACAGCGCTCCTTCAGGTGGTGGAGGAATGTATGGCGGCAGCagcggtggcggaggaggaggttatggtggaggcggcggcggaggaggaggtgggggaggatacggaggaggaggtgcagtaaGCAGTAGCTACAGCGCGCCGGCTCCAAGTGGAGGAGGAATgtatggcggcggcggtggcggaggaggagggggtggcggcTATGGTGGCGGCTCctctggtggcggcggcggctatgGCGGTGGTGGCTCTTctggtggcagcggcggcggctaTGGCGGTGGTGGCTCatctggtggcggcggcggctacgGCGGAGGAGGCTCCTCTGGTGGCGGAGGAGGCGGCTACGGGGGCGGTGGCTCttccggtggtggtggcggctatGGCGGTGGCTCctctggtggcggtggcggcggctacGGCGGCGGTGGCTCCTCTGGTGGCGGTGCTGGCTATGGTGGCGGCACttcaggtggcggcggcggcggcggcggcggcggctatgGTGGCGGTTCCtctagtggcggcggcggctatgGTGGCGGCTCctctggtggcggcggcggcggcggctacggCGGTGGCTCTTCtggtggcgggggcggcggagatggcggtggtggctcctctggtggcggcggcggcggctataGTGGCGGCTCctcaggtggcggcggcggcggctacagCGGCGGTGGCTCttctggtggtggcggcggctatGGCGGTGGCTCttctggtggcggcggcggctatggcggcggctCCTCTGGTGGCGGCGGGGGTGGTTATGGCGGTGGCGGCtcctctggtggtggtggcggctatGGTGGCGGCTCCTCtggtgggggcggcggcggcttTGGCGGCGGCTCCTCtggtgggggcggcggcggctatggcggcggctCCTCTGGTGGGGGaggcggcggctatggcggcggctcctctggtgggggaggaggcggctatggcggcggctCCTCtggtgggggcggcggcgggtATGGTGGCAGCTCTtccggtggtggcggcggcggctatgGTGGCGCCTCTTCTGGTGGGGGAggtggcggctatggcggcggctcttccggtggtggtgatggtggctatGGTGGCGGCTCCTCtggtggcgggggcggcggaTATGGCGGTGGTGGTTCCTCTGGTGGCGGTGGTATGTATGGGAAGTAA